One genomic segment of Leptospira selangorensis includes these proteins:
- a CDS encoding OsmC family protein, whose translation MSESKPKMTFHVESVRIDSHSSISKCKNAKIILDTDILGNADAFNPAELLLSALSACIIKGLEKTVPILQFQLNSIEVIVDGVRQDVPPRMESIFYKVIVDSEESEQRLNLLHENVKKYGTVFNTIASGTNLSGVLVRRQS comes from the coding sequence ATGAGTGAATCTAAACCTAAAATGACTTTTCACGTCGAATCAGTAAGAATAGATTCGCATAGTAGTATATCGAAATGTAAGAACGCCAAGATAATACTTGATACAGATATCTTAGGGAATGCGGATGCCTTTAATCCTGCAGAATTGCTGCTGTCCGCTCTCTCTGCTTGTATAATTAAAGGACTAGAAAAAACAGTCCCAATTTTACAATTTCAATTAAATTCAATTGAAGTGATAGTAGATGGAGTTAGGCAAGATGTACCTCCGAGAATGGAATCGATATTTTATAAAGTAATAGTCGATTCAGAAGAATCAGAGCAACGTTTGAATCTTTTGCATGAAAATGTAAAGAAATATGGAACAGTTTTTAATACAATCGCTTCTGGTACAAATTTGAGTGGTGTATTAGTAAGACGTCAAAGTTGA